One Mesorhizobium sp. L-2-11 genomic region harbors:
- a CDS encoding methyltransferase domain-containing protein, giving the protein MPDVWATVAELGSSMQERLASVLETRGADPQQQAMRRVFLSDIKFPTGAHVLEVGCGTGVLTRVLAGWPNVKAVVGIDPAASLIREAQGLASNLANVTFQEADGRTLPFGDDAFDVVVFDSTLSHVPGPERALAEAHRVLRPGGLLAVLDGDYATATVAFGDHDPLQTCVAAMMANSVNDRWLMRRLPSLIRASGFEEADFRSHGYAETGGGAYMQSVIDRGADILHASGAIGEATAAALKSEARRRVGAGTFFGHIAYASLTTRKPTRATI; this is encoded by the coding sequence ATGCCTGATGTCTGGGCCACTGTCGCCGAGCTGGGGTCTTCCATGCAGGAACGCCTGGCCAGCGTCCTCGAGACACGAGGCGCGGACCCGCAGCAACAGGCCATGCGGCGCGTCTTTCTTTCAGACATCAAGTTTCCCACAGGGGCGCATGTCCTGGAGGTGGGCTGCGGAACGGGCGTGCTGACGCGGGTCCTTGCAGGCTGGCCCAACGTCAAAGCGGTCGTGGGCATCGACCCGGCGGCATCGCTGATCCGGGAGGCGCAAGGATTGGCTTCCAACCTTGCCAACGTGACCTTTCAGGAAGCTGACGGACGAACTCTCCCGTTCGGCGATGATGCATTCGACGTCGTCGTCTTCGATTCCACTCTCTCACACGTCCCGGGACCAGAGCGAGCGCTCGCGGAGGCCCACCGCGTGCTGCGGCCGGGCGGCTTGCTCGCGGTGCTTGACGGCGACTATGCGACCGCGACAGTCGCTTTCGGCGATCACGATCCGCTGCAGACCTGCGTCGCTGCCATGATGGCCAATTCGGTGAACGACCGCTGGCTGATGCGCCGGCTTCCATCGCTCATACGCGCCAGCGGATTCGAGGAGGCGGATTTTCGAAGCCACGGCTACGCGGAAACCGGCGGCGGCGCCTATATGCAGTCCGTTATCGATCGAGGCGCCGATATTCTGCATGCGTCAGGCGCAATCGGCGAAGCAACGGCGGCCGCCTTGAAGTCGGAAGCGCGTCGCCGGGTGGGTGCGGGAACCTTCTTTGGCCACATCGCCTACGCAAGCCTCACCACCCGCAAGCCGACGCGTGCGACGATTTGA
- a CDS encoding class I SAM-dependent methyltransferase, protein MAATATLPSYAMGQESFPEMYERWLVGPLFRPWAEVTFDEVKLTPGHRVLDIACGTGIVARVARERLGAAGYVAGIDISPDMLAVARSVAPDIDWREGNASALPLADGEQFDVVVCQQGLQFFPDKQAAVAEMRRALAQGGRLAVATWRSDEEIPFFRELRRVAERHLGPVADQRYGYGEADPLEALLRDAGFSDVRSKKLSRTIRFEESEPFLRLNTMALVGMSAAGKTMDDQERKRVIEAIVNDSAAVARSYSDGPGLAFELSTNLATAKG, encoded by the coding sequence ATGGCAGCAACAGCGACCTTGCCCAGTTATGCGATGGGTCAGGAAAGTTTTCCGGAGATGTACGAGCGTTGGCTCGTGGGGCCTCTGTTCCGGCCTTGGGCCGAAGTCACCTTCGACGAAGTGAAGCTGACACCAGGCCATCGTGTCCTCGACATCGCCTGCGGTACTGGAATAGTCGCGCGCGTTGCAAGGGAGCGGCTCGGCGCCGCTGGGTACGTTGCCGGCATCGACATCAGCCCAGACATGCTCGCCGTCGCGCGCAGCGTGGCGCCGGACATCGACTGGCGCGAAGGCAATGCCAGCGCATTGCCGCTCGCTGACGGAGAGCAGTTCGACGTGGTCGTCTGTCAGCAGGGGCTGCAGTTCTTTCCCGACAAGCAAGCTGCGGTGGCAGAGATGCGGCGGGCGCTGGCGCAGGGCGGCCGGTTGGCGGTTGCCACCTGGCGCTCCGATGAGGAAATCCCTTTCTTTCGGGAACTGCGCCGCGTCGCCGAGCGACATCTCGGCCCGGTCGCCGATCAGCGGTACGGCTATGGCGAGGCGGACCCGCTCGAGGCTCTGCTCCGCGACGCAGGCTTCAGTGACGTCCGCTCGAAGAAGTTGTCGCGCACCATACGATTCGAGGAAAGCGAACCCTTTCTGCGGTTGAACACTATGGCACTGGTCGGCATGAGCGCTGCCGGCAAGACGATGGACGACCAGGAGCGCAAGCGCGTTATCGAGGCGATCGTGAACGACAGCGCTGCTGTCGCCCGGTCCTACAGCGACGGACCCGGACTGGCCTTCGAACTCAGCACCAACCTGGCCACCGCCAAAGGCTAG
- a CDS encoding DoxX family protein: MTAIYVYWISTALLSLLYLASASMYAAKTAWVRQTLADLHYPAPYLVPFMVVAKVLGVVAILSRVNVPLSDLAYAGIFYHLTLSGAAHFGVGKPKGALPAVIGLALLVASFATQNAAREVPSPYALTALL, from the coding sequence ATGACAGCAATCTATGTATACTGGATCAGCACGGCACTCTTATCGCTGCTATACTTGGCATCAGCCTCTATGTACGCGGCCAAGACAGCCTGGGTGCGGCAAACTCTTGCCGACCTTCACTATCCGGCTCCCTACCTCGTCCCGTTCATGGTCGTCGCGAAGGTTCTCGGCGTGGTCGCCATTTTGTCGCGCGTGAACGTGCCGCTGAGCGATCTCGCCTACGCCGGCATCTTCTACCACCTCACTCTGTCTGGCGCGGCGCATTTTGGCGTTGGCAAGCCCAAGGGCGCCTTACCGGCCGTCATAGGCCTGGCGCTGCTGGTCGCGTCATTCGCCACGCAGAACGCCGCTCGCGAAGTGCCGTCGCCCTACGCGCTGACGGCGCTGCTTTGA
- a CDS encoding winged helix-turn-helix transcriptional regulator gives MAKDGFTMQDEMRRAFAMLSGKWKLEIMWLLNQRVYRFGELRKAIPGITQHMLTAQLRELEADGLVSRTVFAEVPPRVEYEITPKARGLGPTMEALTAWWNEYGKSVPAKPGTRGRKSKARRV, from the coding sequence ATGGCTAAGGACGGCTTCACAATGCAGGACGAGATGCGCCGCGCTTTCGCGATGCTTTCGGGAAAATGGAAGCTGGAGATCATGTGGCTGCTCAATCAGCGGGTGTACCGATTCGGAGAGCTGCGAAAAGCGATCCCTGGCATCACCCAGCACATGTTGACGGCGCAACTGCGCGAACTCGAAGCGGATGGGCTGGTCTCGCGAACAGTGTTCGCGGAAGTACCGCCTCGCGTCGAGTACGAGATCACCCCAAAGGCGCGCGGGCTTGGTCCCACGATGGAAGCGCTCACCGCCTGGTGGAACGAGTATGGAAAGAGCGTTCCGGCCAAGCCGGGCACGCGCGGTCGTAAATCTAAAGCGCGTCGCGTTTGA
- a CDS encoding winged helix-turn-helix transcriptional regulator: MMKAGNALHHDEAARDECRALGQILDRVGDKWTVMAVGALKDGPVRFTALLRQIGGVSHRMLTLTLRGLEEDGLVKRTSFPTIPPKVTYELTPLGHSLIEPLRALSQWAVKHRPEIESARQAFRAERDEAAA; this comes from the coding sequence ATGATGAAGGCCGGCAACGCACTCCATCACGATGAAGCAGCAAGGGACGAGTGCCGGGCCCTCGGCCAAATACTCGACCGGGTCGGTGACAAATGGACTGTCATGGCCGTGGGAGCCTTGAAGGACGGGCCGGTGCGCTTTACCGCCCTGCTCCGTCAGATCGGGGGCGTATCCCACCGCATGCTGACCTTGACGCTTCGAGGGCTGGAGGAAGACGGGCTGGTCAAGCGCACCAGTTTTCCGACCATCCCTCCGAAAGTCACGTACGAGCTGACCCCGCTTGGCCACTCGCTCATCGAGCCGCTGCGGGCATTGTCGCAGTGGGCGGTCAAGCACCGGCCCGAAATTGAGAGCGCCCGACAGGCTTTTCGCGCCGAGCGAGATGAGGCGGCTGCCTAG